The Thermococcus peptonophilus genomic sequence AAGATAAGGGTTTACCCGTTTCAGGTTCTCAGGGAAAATCCGATGGCCACCGGAAGGAAGGCTGACCGTTACGGAAACGGTATGCGCAGGCCCTTCGGAAAGCCGATAGGACTCGCCGCCAGGGTCAAGAAGGACCAGAAGATACTCACCGTCTGGGTGAACGGCCAGCACCTCAAGTTTGCCCTCGGTGCCATGCACAGGGCCAAGATGAAGCTTCCGTACAGCGCTTACTACAGAATCTACGACAAGGAAGGTAACGACGTCACCACAAAGGTTCTCTCCACGATGAAGCGCTGAAGTGCCTTTCTTGATTTTCCTTTCTCTTCTGGTGGAGTTTGGATGACTTTAAGCTACTGTGTTTTTGGATTGAGTTTGGCATGAATTCATAATAATTATTAACGATGCTGCCCTAACTTCTGTTGGTGAGAGAATGGTAAGCTCGTACTTCAAGAACCTGCTCCTCAAGCTGGGTCTTCCAGAGGAGAGGCTAGAGATCCTTGAAGGAAAGGGAGCCTTAGCCGAGGACGAGTTCGAGGGAATCAGGTACGTCCGCTTCAGGGATTCAGCGAGGAACTTCCGGAGGGGAACCGTGGTATTCGAAACTGGGGAGGCTGTTCTCGGGTTTCCGCACATAAAGCGCGTTGTTCAGCTCGAGAACGGGATAAGGCGCGTTTTCAAGAACAAACCCTTCTACGTGGAGGAGAAGGTTGACGGCTACAACGTTCGTGTCGTCAAGGTAAATGATAAGATTCTTGCGATAACGAGGGGTGGCTTCCTCTGTCCCTTCACGACTGAGAGAATTGAAGATTTTGTAAACTTCGATTTCTTCAAGGACTATCCAAACCTCGTCTTGGTCGGTGAGATGGCCGGGCCTGAGAGTCCCTACCTAGTTGAGGGGCCGCCCTACGTCAAGAAGGACATAGAGTTCTTTCTCTTCGACATCCAGGAGAAGGGAAGTGGGAGGAGCCTCCCAGTTGAGGAAAGATACAGGCTGGCTGAAGAGTACGGAATCCCGCAGGTGGAGCGCTTCGGCCTCTACGACTCTTCCAAGGTTGGGGAGCTGAAAGAGCTTATCGAGCGGCTCAGCGAGGAGAAAAGAGAGGGCATAGTTATGAAGAGCCCGGACATGAAGAGAATAGCAAAGTACGTCACTCCCTACGCCAACATCAACGACATAAAGATAGGCTCGCACATCTTCTTTGACCTGCCCCACGGCTACTTCATGCAGAGGATAAAGAGGCTCGCCTTCTATCTCGCTGAGAACCACGTCAAGGGAGAGGAGTTCGAGAATTATGCAAAAGCCCTTGGCATTGCCCTCCTGAGGCCCTTCGTCGAGAGCATTCATGAAGTTGCCAACGGCGGCGAGGTTGACGAGACCTTCACCGTCCGCGTCAAGAACATCACAACGGCACACAAAATGGTAACACACTTCGAGAGGCTCGGAGTTGAGATACATATCGAGGACATTGAAGACCTCGGCAACGGCTACTGGGGGATAACATTCAAGCGGGTCTATCCGGACGCGACGAGGGAAATCCGAGAGCTGTGGAATGGGCTGGCGTTCGTAGACTGAAGGATTTCCATTTATTTCCAAGCTGGGAAAGGTTTAAATATTCGAATCATGATTATTATAATCATGATCCGTAAATTCGTGAACAGAAAACGGGAGCTTGAGGTGCTGGAGGAGCTCTACAGCAGAGGGGCGAACATGATTGTAGTGTATGGGCGGAGGAGAGTTGGTAAAACAACACTCCTGAGAAAGTTCCTTGAGGGCAAGAGGGGGATTTACTTCCTCTGCTCTCAGAGGGGGTATGAAAAAGACCTCGAACGGTTCTCGGAGGAAGTGAGTGAGTTCCTTGGCATGCCGGTGAGGTTCGGGAGCTTTGAGGACGCTTTTAGATTCCTTGCAAAGCAGGAAAAGCTCGTAGTGGTAATCGATGAGTTCCCCTATCTCATAGAGGCCTACAAGCCCATAGTTTCAGTGTTCCAGGAGATAGTAGACCTCATAATCAAGGACTCCCAGGTCACCCTCATCCTCTCGGGCTCAAGTGTGGGGATGATGGAGCGGGAGGTTCTGGGCTACAAGGCCCCCCTCTACGGCAGGGTTAGGGGTATAATGAAGCTGAAGCCCTTCAGGTTCTTTGACATGGTGGAGTGGTACGGGAGCGATTTTGAGAGGCTCGTTCGTCTCTACGGCGTCACCTGGGGAGTTCCGAGGTACATGGAGCTTTTAAAGGACGGGAGCGACGAGGAGATAATCGCGAACTTCTTCGAGCCAACGGCTTTCCTCTTCAACGAGGCGAGGCTTCTGCTGATGGAGGAGCTTAGAAATCCGACGACCTACGCCCAGATCATCGAGGCCATAGCCCTGGGGAAGACGAAGCTCACTGAGATCGCCCAGTACGCGATGATGGAGGCGAAGGACGTCCCGGCCTACCTTCGGGTTCTCCAGGAGCTTGGAATAGTCAAGCGCGAGGTTCCGGTCACCAAAAAGGTCTCGAAGAGGGGGATCTACACAATCGAGGACGAGTACTTCCGCTTCTACTACCGCTTCGTCAGCCCGCACTACGAGGACATAGAGGCCCTCAATCCTGAGCCCGCCATAGAGGACTTCAGGAAGAACTTCAACACCTATCTGGGGACTACCTTCGAAAAGGTCGCGAGGGAGTTCCTGATAATGCTCTCAGCCAAGGGGCACCTTCCCAGCAGGTACCACCGCTTCGGCCGTTGGTGGCACAAAGGGGAAGAGATTGACCTTGTTGCCTTGAACGAGCGTGAAAAGAAGGCGCTGTTCGTTGAAGTCAAGTGGAAGGATTTGAGCGAGAGGGAAGCGAGAGGGGTTTTGAAGGACTTGGAGAGGAAGGCTGTGCTTACAGGTCTCGATGGATGGGAGAAGAGCTATGGGCTTGTGGCTAAAAGCGTCGAGGGAAAGGAAGAGCTTAGAGAAGAGGGCTGGCTGGTTTGGGATTTATGGGACTTCGAAAGGCTTATTTCCTCAAAGACTCAAGTTTAGAGGGTGGTGTCCTTGTCGCTCCTGCCGCTTACTGGATGCCCATCTTCGGGAAGAAGGAGAGGAAAAAGAAGACGTACGCGGAAATTATAAGGGAACTTTCAGAGAAGTATAGGTTGCCAGAAGATGTCATACGAGCAATAGGGAAAGCCCACCTCGCTTTAGACGGATTATGTATTATTTCTGAAGCAGATAGACCGGAAAATAACATAGAGAGGGTAAAAAAGCTATAGGTGCAAAAAATAGGAAGTGTCATATCAACAACTACAGTTGAAGACCACAAATACCACGAATATATTGTTAGAAATAAGGATCCAAAAGCAAGGGGATACCACATACTTCACGGAGTTCTTGCGGTGCTGTTAGCAAACCACACCGGAAAGGCAAGTGAGGAAATAGGATGGGCGGTTGGAGACGCAATATATGAGTACCTTGTAAACAGGGGCAAGACCATAGAAGACATACAGAAGAATCCGGACGAGTTCGAAAAGACAGTAGTAGAAAAGCTAAAATCATATGAGATAATAAACGACACCATGGCAAGAAGCACAAAAAAGGCAATAAAGGATGTGTTGCCCCCCATGATAAAACTCATTGACAAAATGTGGCCAAAGGATCACAACCCCAAGCATCTTAACGCAATGGGTGAAGCATTCTCGTCAGATGCTCAAGATCCCATTCGTGTGCTGAAGGCAGCAGGAATAGATGTCACAAAGGAAATAGAAGAGGTGCGCAACACAATCGCAGAAATCACGGGCAAAAAGCCAAAGGATGAGCGTAAGAAGTCCTCCACTTCAAGATCGAAGAAAACAAAGGCAAAGAGCAAAAAGAAAGAACCTGCTGCGGAGAAAGTAAACCTCCCCTCCGACGCCCTCCTTGAAGTCCTCTCCATCCTTCAAGCCTTCGAGTTCGCGGACTACTCCGAGAAGGCCAAGGAGAAGGCCCTCCAGAAGCTCTCCTCAATGATTGAAGGTCTGCTAAAGGACAAACCAACGCCGGAGAACCTCCTGAAGCTCGGCCTCTACGCCTACGCGGTGGAGCTGATAAGGCGTGGTGAGTTTGAGAAGGTCGAGGAGCTCAAAAAGCTTCAGAACTAGACCAGCTTGGTGCGTTGTAAAGTAGTTGCTTCCATTTTTCTCCGTTGCTCGGATGGAATGACAATTCTTCTGGGGGCGTGGGGCGAAGCTCCCCAGCAACCTTTGCTTGCGCAAAGCTTGACCAAAGAAACTTTTCTGGCAAAAAGTTTCATCAAAAGGTTTTTACTACTACTGAAAAGTTCGGAAATGCTTCGTGCACTCCTTTAATTGTGGCTCCGACTGCGGGTTTGCTTCTTGAATATTCCTGTTTGGAATGTTTCGACATTATTTTTGGCGTCCGAAGGACGCCGTTTGGGGGCTGAAACACTATAAAACTTGGATTTTCGTGTAAACCCGCTTCCAACTCGCTGATTTTAAAGTGCACGACTCTAAATCTCTTTCCTATTGAACAGTTTGGCGCTTTTGATGAAACTTTGCTCTGCAAAGTTTCCTTTGCAAAAAAATTTCACACTCCACAGCCCAAAAGAGGGTGGAAGGGTTCGAAAGCCTTTTAAATAGTCTCCATAGACCCCACTTCAGCATTGGAGCTATCACATCAAAGGATGACGGAAAAATGGCCTGGCACGTCTTTATTCCCGATTCGCTCCTTGAAGAGACGGATGATCCAAAGATCAGAACGTACAAGGTCGGACAGATAGCCAGGGCCTGCTCAATCTTCGGCGTCGAGCACATCTGGATTTACAGGGCCGGCGGTAGGGACGGAAAGTTCATCAAGACTGTCTTCGAGTACGCGGAAACCCCCCAGTACCTCAGGAAGAGGCTGTTCCCGCTGATGCCCGAGCTCAAGTACGTGGGAGTGATACCGCCGCTGAGGACTCCCCACCACAAGCTCAAGGGAAGACCGAGGATCGGCGAAATCCGCGAGGGCTTTGCCTTCAGGAAGGGAAGAAGGATCTACGCGGACATAGGCCTCGACGAGCTGGCGGTCGTTGAAGGGAACGTCGAAGGGCGCGCAACGTTCAAAATCGTCTCGACAAGACCTCTGAGGGTCGTCCCGACAAAACCAGAGGAATACTGGGGCTACAGGGTTCACCTCACGAGGAAGTCGCTGGCGAAAACACTTAAAAAGGCCGGGCTTGATCTGGTCATCGCGACCTCGAGGAAGGGTCGCGACATAAGAGAGGTTGAGGTTCCCCCGCTCGAGGGGGAAGTTGGTTTCGTGTTCGGCTCACCGAGGAAAGGCGTGATGGAGCTCCTCGGCGAGGAGAAGTTTGAGTTCCATCTAATCCTCAACACCATTCCAAATCAGCGGACTGAAACGGTCCGCACCGAGGAGGCATTGCTTGCAACCCTCGCGATATTTAATCTCATAAGGAGGGATTGAGATGGGAAAAATACACAGGCCAAGGAGAGGTTCACTGGCATATTCCCCGAGAAAGAGGGCGAAGAGTATAGTGCCCAGGATTAGGAGCTGGCCAAAGGACAGTGAAGTCAGGATGCTCGGTTTCGCTGGCTACAAGGCTGGCATGACCCACATCCTCATGATCGACGACAGCCCAGGGCTCACTAAGGGCAAGGAGATATTCGTGCCGGTAACCATAGTCGAGGTTCCGCCGCTTTTCGTCTACGGCATAAGGGCCTACAAACAGGGCTACCTCGGCCTTGAAACGGCCACCGAGGTCTGGTTCCACGATCTCCACAAGAACGTGGCCAGGAGGATAAAGACCCTGCCGAAGAACTACAACGAAGATGCTTTCCAGGCGAAGCTCGGCCAGCTTGAGGACCTCGTCAACGACGGCGAGATAGCCGACATCAGGCTTCTCGTTCACACCCAGCCCTGGCTCATCGGCCTCAAG encodes the following:
- a CDS encoding 50S ribosomal protein L16, whose amino-acid sequence is MGLRPAKIDRDVDKPAYTRREYIRGAPGPKITIFDMGNLSAEFEYEVSLHAEQAMQIRQNALEAIRIQVNRYLQKNVGRSNYHFKIRVYPFQVLRENPMATGRKADRYGNGMRRPFGKPIGLAARVKKDQKILTVWVNGQHLKFALGAMHRAKMKLPYSAYYRIYDKEGNDVTTKVLSTMKR
- a CDS encoding RNA ligase — translated: MVSSYFKNLLLKLGLPEERLEILEGKGALAEDEFEGIRYVRFRDSARNFRRGTVVFETGEAVLGFPHIKRVVQLENGIRRVFKNKPFYVEEKVDGYNVRVVKVNDKILAITRGGFLCPFTTERIEDFVNFDFFKDYPNLVLVGEMAGPESPYLVEGPPYVKKDIEFFLFDIQEKGSGRSLPVEERYRLAEEYGIPQVERFGLYDSSKVGELKELIERLSEEKREGIVMKSPDMKRIAKYVTPYANINDIKIGSHIFFDLPHGYFMQRIKRLAFYLAENHVKGEEFENYAKALGIALLRPFVESIHEVANGGEVDETFTVRVKNITTAHKMVTHFERLGVEIHIEDIEDLGNGYWGITFKRVYPDATREIRELWNGLAFVD
- a CDS encoding ATP-binding protein, which encodes MIRKFVNRKRELEVLEELYSRGANMIVVYGRRRVGKTTLLRKFLEGKRGIYFLCSQRGYEKDLERFSEEVSEFLGMPVRFGSFEDAFRFLAKQEKLVVVIDEFPYLIEAYKPIVSVFQEIVDLIIKDSQVTLILSGSSVGMMEREVLGYKAPLYGRVRGIMKLKPFRFFDMVEWYGSDFERLVRLYGVTWGVPRYMELLKDGSDEEIIANFFEPTAFLFNEARLLLMEELRNPTTYAQIIEAIALGKTKLTEIAQYAMMEAKDVPAYLRVLQELGIVKREVPVTKKVSKRGIYTIEDEYFRFYYRFVSPHYEDIEALNPEPAIEDFRKNFNTYLGTTFEKVAREFLIMLSAKGHLPSRYHRFGRWWHKGEEIDLVALNEREKKALFVEVKWKDLSEREARGVLKDLERKAVLTGLDGWEKSYGLVAKSVEGKEELREEGWLVWDLWDFERLISSKTQV
- a CDS encoding alpha-crystallin domain-containing protein, producing MGFMGLRKAYFLKDSSLEGGVLVAPAAYWMPIFGKKERKKKTYAEIIRELSEKYRLPEDVIRAIGKAHLALDGLCIISEADRPENNIERVKKL
- a CDS encoding putative RNA uridine N3 methyltransferase, producing MAWHVFIPDSLLEETDDPKIRTYKVGQIARACSIFGVEHIWIYRAGGRDGKFIKTVFEYAETPQYLRKRLFPLMPELKYVGVIPPLRTPHHKLKGRPRIGEIREGFAFRKGRRIYADIGLDELAVVEGNVEGRATFKIVSTRPLRVVPTKPEEYWGYRVHLTRKSLAKTLKKAGLDLVIATSRKGRDIREVEVPPLEGEVGFVFGSPRKGVMELLGEEKFEFHLILNTIPNQRTETVRTEEALLATLAIFNLIRRD